The segment GGCTTTGCTTGCAATTGTTTATGATATCTTCGCAAAACAGATTTTATCCTTGAAAGCAATTCTCTTACTCGGAAAGGCTTTGTTATGTAATCATCAGCTCCCATATCCAAGCCCATTACAACATTCACTTCATCATCCAATGCCGTCAAAAAAATAACTGGCTTGTCCGAGTGCTGTTTAACATATTCACATAATTCATAACCATTTCCGTCTGGCAAGGACAGATCAAAGATGCATAAATCAATTTGCTCTAAATTTTCTATTATTGCTTTTTTGGCTGTTTGAACACTATGACAAAGAATTGTTTCATACTCCTCTTGATTTAAGCTGTATTCTATCCCGG is part of the Niallia taxi genome and harbors:
- a CDS encoding response regulator transcription factor; translation: MKILLVEDDKTIASGIEYSLNQEEYETILCHSVQTAKKAIIENLEQIDLCIFDLSLPDGNGYELCEYVKQHSDKPVIFLTALDDEVNVVMGLDMGADDYITKPFRVRELLSRIKSVLRRYHKQLQAKPVIEIENIAINTAEGKVFKNGEEVLVTALEYRLFLIFANHIGQVLTRTQLLERIWDVAGDFVNDNTLTVYIKRLREKLEDDPQKPTIIKTVRGLGYKVGD